The proteins below come from a single Cylindrospermopsis raciborskii Cr2010 genomic window:
- a CDS encoding M15 family metallopeptidase gives MILIIGVGIYMLLRPSDVPVPTTFTNSSPGSSSYQISNPPPRQVTESLTNTPQYSLSPPASQVANDTDIIPQPLSKSFEPTLPSSRSIQSQPPAHFRYPENKQNLVEVGTYYNRTAYLNLEAATAFKKMKLAANQAGIKLAPISGFRSFVEQEKLFQKQIERRGSAQAAQLLSAPPRFSEHHTGYAIDISDDRHPETDLKFAFESTEAYRWLEVNASQYGFELSFPRNNFQGVSHEPWHWRFVGSLTAKEIFKAARIQQNSRKF, from the coding sequence ATGATTCTTATCATCGGTGTGGGAATTTATATGTTGTTGCGACCTTCTGATGTTCCAGTCCCCACTACGTTTACTAACTCTTCTCCCGGTTCTTCTAGTTATCAAATTTCTAATCCTCCCCCCCGCCAGGTCACTGAAAGTCTGACAAATACCCCTCAATATTCCCTATCTCCTCCGGCTAGTCAAGTTGCAAATGATACTGATATTATACCTCAACCTCTTAGCAAATCTTTTGAACCTACTTTACCCAGTTCAAGATCTATTCAAAGTCAACCACCAGCTCACTTTCGTTATCCAGAAAATAAACAAAATTTAGTAGAAGTCGGAACCTATTATAACCGCACAGCTTATTTGAATTTGGAGGCCGCAACAGCATTCAAAAAAATGAAACTTGCTGCCAACCAAGCAGGAATTAAACTTGCTCCTATATCTGGCTTTCGCTCATTTGTCGAACAGGAAAAACTGTTTCAAAAACAGATTGAACGTCGGGGTAGCGCGCAAGCAGCCCAACTACTGAGTGCGCCTCCGCGTTTTAGCGAACACCACACGGGCTATGCAATCGATATCAGTGATGATAGACATCCTGAAACTGACCTTAAATTCGCGTTTGAGTCTACTGAAGCCTATCGGTGGCTAGAAGTTAATGCCTCTCAATATGGATTTGAACTATCATTTCCAAGAAACAATTTTCAGGGAGTTAGTCATGAACCTTGGCATTGGCGATTTGTTGGTTCCCTTACAGCTAAAGAAATTTTTAAGGCAGCCAGGATACAACAAAACTCAAGAAAGTTCTAG
- a CDS encoding protein kinase domain-containing protein, with translation MISLLINRYEIINPLGSGGFGETFLARDTQMPSQRLVVIKHLKPALQNSHSSTELIENLFQKEAAVLEELGNHCSQIPQLYSYFSEEGEFYLVQEYIEGKNLSQVGQIKPEQATVILSSLLNTLKYVHSKNIIHRDIKPENIILRDSDRLPVLIDFGAVKETMGVVTLGSGSTVSSVVVGTRGFMAPEQTAGRPVFSTDLYALGLTIIYALTQKLPIEFSVSQLTGEIDWTSYVPNLDSKLVQVLNKSIKIDLGSRYLTAEAMYSDLHTSSGIPLSTVLTPKSQEDTLVVSPGGESKNLISSLTSVVFNKVKSQNKDTKVPVDYTRVAVIVLSILGLAGGFFVTQQMLEAQERAAQLEREKKEAEEKKEIAEKERLRAQQKALEAENLRQTAEQERLAVEKRQAQEERRRLAAESRQARLERRRLAAERRLSINSSQTSQTDATVVGQPGYKNIRSGPGTTYKVLGTADTGDPVKILGSSYDQDNYQWYQVYHPNSGTTGWIAAQLINLN, from the coding sequence ATGATTAGTTTACTCATTAACCGCTATGAAATTATAAATCCCCTAGGATCTGGAGGATTTGGAGAAACCTTCTTAGCTCGCGATACTCAAATGCCCTCACAACGTCTAGTTGTCATTAAACATCTCAAGCCCGCTCTTCAAAATAGTCATAGTTCTACTGAATTAATTGAAAACCTTTTTCAAAAAGAGGCAGCAGTATTAGAAGAGTTAGGAAACCATTGTTCTCAAATTCCTCAACTTTACAGCTATTTTTCAGAAGAGGGAGAGTTTTATCTAGTTCAAGAATATATAGAGGGCAAAAACTTGTCCCAGGTAGGACAAATTAAACCAGAACAGGCTACAGTCATTTTGTCTTCTTTGTTGAATACCCTGAAATATGTCCACAGCAAAAATATTATCCACAGGGATATTAAACCAGAAAATATTATTCTTCGAGATAGTGATAGACTACCTGTATTAATTGATTTTGGTGCTGTCAAGGAAACTATGGGCGTTGTTACCTTGGGGTCCGGTTCCACAGTTAGTTCAGTGGTAGTGGGAACCAGAGGATTTATGGCTCCCGAACAAACCGCAGGAAGACCTGTTTTTAGTACGGATTTATATGCCTTGGGGTTAACAATTATTTATGCTTTAACTCAAAAGCTACCCATCGAATTTAGCGTTAGTCAACTAACAGGAGAAATAGATTGGACAAGTTATGTGCCTAATTTAGATTCAAAGCTAGTACAAGTATTGAATAAGTCTATTAAGATAGATTTAGGGAGCAGATATTTGACAGCGGAAGCAATGTATTCTGATTTACATACTTCCTCCGGCATACCACTGTCTACCGTACTAACACCCAAAAGTCAGGAAGATACACTAGTTGTATCACCAGGTGGCGAAAGTAAAAATCTGATTTCCAGTTTAACCAGTGTAGTATTTAATAAAGTAAAGTCCCAAAACAAGGACACAAAAGTTCCCGTTGACTACACCAGAGTCGCAGTAATTGTATTAAGTATTTTAGGCTTAGCAGGAGGTTTTTTTGTAACACAACAAATGTTGGAAGCACAGGAAAGGGCGGCGCAATTAGAAAGGGAAAAAAAGGAAGCAGAGGAGAAAAAAGAAATAGCAGAAAAAGAAAGACTACGAGCTCAACAAAAAGCACTAGAAGCAGAGAATCTCAGACAAACAGCAGAACAGGAAAGATTAGCAGTCGAGAAAAGACAAGCACAAGAAGAAAGGAGGCGATTAGCGGCTGAGTCGCGACAAGCCAGATTAGAACGCCGAAGACTAGCCGCAGAAAGAAGACTTTCAATAAATTCCTCTCAAACATCACAAACAGATGCGACAGTTGTAGGACAGCCAGGCTATAAAAATATCCGATCAGGCCCGGGAACCACTTACAAGGTACTAGGAACTGCAGATACTGGTGATCCGGTTAAAATTTTAGGCAGTAGTTATGATCAGGATAATTATCAATGGTATCAAGTCTATCATCCTAACTCTGGTACAACTGGGTGGATTGCCGCTCAATTAATTAATCTTAATTAG